One window of the Verrucomicrobium sp. genome contains the following:
- a CDS encoding MFS transporter, with the protein MAGSLYAKLGLRIVPILFFGYLVNYLDRVNISFARLTMSASLGLGDAAYGLGAGLFFIGYFTCQVPANLLLRRYGARRWLALIILVWGAISASTALVSHAWQFHAVRFFLGAAEAGFFPGVILYLTEWFPARVRARILASFLTAIPVSGLVGGPLSGWIMGAFHGGGLESWQWLFLIEGIPCLLAALWIFAALPDRPAELKSLTQEERGELEAALRAEAEERALHGAPSQAAATFRLPVVWKLCSVYFCAMMGLYGFSFWLPELLKNLGWETPLQIGLASAVPWSAAAAFMVWLGARADRRRSWRRCAAFAALVGGVGFALCGYGSGGRGWEGLLFLCLAAAGVMGMMATQWALPGSLLSGAAAAAAIALVNSCGNLGGFLSPTLVGLLVEKTGRLAAGPWLTSAFMFLAAVLLSCFRSLDPSAHGSAPADRSR; encoded by the coding sequence ATGGCCGGTTCCCTCTACGCCAAGCTGGGGCTACGGATCGTTCCCATCCTTTTCTTCGGCTACCTGGTCAACTACCTCGACCGGGTGAACATCAGCTTTGCCCGGCTCACCATGTCGGCCTCCCTGGGACTGGGGGACGCAGCCTACGGCCTGGGCGCGGGGCTCTTCTTCATCGGCTATTTCACCTGCCAGGTGCCGGCCAATCTGCTGCTGCGCCGCTACGGGGCGCGGCGCTGGCTGGCCCTCATCATTCTGGTCTGGGGAGCCATCTCCGCCTCCACGGCGCTGGTCAGCCACGCGTGGCAGTTCCATGCGGTGCGCTTTTTCCTGGGGGCGGCGGAAGCCGGATTCTTTCCGGGCGTCATCCTTTATTTGACGGAATGGTTTCCCGCCCGCGTCCGCGCGCGGATCCTGGCCTCTTTCCTCACCGCCATTCCGGTCTCCGGCTTGGTCGGCGGCCCGCTCTCCGGCTGGATCATGGGCGCCTTCCACGGGGGCGGCTTGGAGAGCTGGCAATGGCTCTTCCTCATCGAGGGGATCCCGTGCCTCCTGGCCGCACTCTGGATCTTCGCCGCGCTGCCGGACCGGCCCGCGGAGCTGAAATCCCTCACGCAGGAGGAGCGCGGGGAATTGGAGGCCGCCCTCCGCGCCGAGGCGGAGGAACGCGCGCTCCACGGCGCTCCGTCCCAGGCCGCCGCCACCTTCCGCCTGCCGGTGGTGTGGAAGCTCTGCTCCGTCTATTTCTGCGCGATGATGGGCCTCTACGGCTTTTCCTTCTGGCTTCCGGAACTGCTCAAGAACCTGGGCTGGGAAACGCCGCTCCAGATCGGCCTGGCCAGCGCGGTGCCCTGGAGCGCGGCGGCGGCGTTCATGGTTTGGCTGGGAGCCCGCGCCGATCGGCGGCGCTCCTGGCGGCGTTGCGCGGCCTTCGCCGCGCTTGTCGGCGGCGTTGGCTTCGCCCTGTGCGGATACGGCTCCGGGGGCAGGGGATGGGAGGGCCTCCTCTTCCTCTGCCTGGCGGCGGCGGGCGTCATGGGCATGATGGCGACGCAATGGGCGCTGCCGGGCAGCCTCCTGAGCGGCGCGGCGGCCGCCGCCGCCATCGCGCTGGTCAATTCCTGCGGGAACCTCGGCGGCTTTCTCAGCCCCACCCTCGTCGGCCTTTTGGTGGAGAAGACCGGCCGCCTCGCGGCGGGCCCTTGGCTGACGTCCGCCTTCATGTTCCTGGCCGCCGTGCTGCTTTCCTGTTTCCGCTCCCTGGACCCTTCCGCCCATGGCTCCGCGCCTGCTGATCGCTCCCGATAA
- the nrdR gene encoding transcriptional regulator NrdR codes for MKCPKCGGLQDKVVDSRPLKEGAAVRRRRECSACHHRYTTYEEVEGEDLRIVKRDGRYESFDRRKLMSGIEKACEKRPISREVIERTVDQIVEELRRKHHDEIPSIAVGEKVMQKLRQIDEVAYVRFASVYRKFRDIKEFVSTVESLDLNFL; via the coding sequence ATGAAGTGTCCTAAATGTGGTGGGCTCCAAGATAAAGTGGTCGATTCCCGGCCGCTGAAGGAAGGCGCTGCCGTTCGCCGCCGCCGGGAATGTTCCGCCTGCCACCACCGTTACACCACCTATGAAGAGGTGGAAGGGGAGGACCTCCGCATCGTAAAGCGGGACGGCCGCTACGAGTCCTTTGACCGCCGCAAGCTCATGAGCGGCATCGAGAAAGCCTGCGAGAAGCGCCCGATCAGCCGCGAGGTGATCGAGCGGACCGTCGACCAGATCGTCGAGGAACTCCGCCGCAAGCATCACGACGAGATCCCCTCCATCGCCGTCGGCGAGAAGGTGATGCAGAAGCTGCGCCAGATCGACGAGGTGGCCTACGTCCGCTTTGCCTCCGTTTACCGGAAATTCCGGGACATCAAGGAATTCGTCAGCACCGTCGAATCGCTCGATCTCAATTTCCTGTGA
- a CDS encoding histidine triad nucleotide-binding protein, producing MATIFGKILSGEIPATRIHEDDRCIAILDIDPKAPHHILILPRKPIPRLGEAKEEDAALLGHMLLVAGKIARDKGLDESGFRLVINHGPDGGETVPHLHMHLLGGRALEWPPG from the coding sequence ATGGCCACCATCTTCGGCAAAATCCTGAGCGGGGAGATTCCCGCCACCCGCATTCACGAGGACGACCGCTGCATCGCCATCCTCGACATCGATCCCAAGGCGCCCCACCACATCCTGATCCTCCCCCGGAAGCCGATCCCCCGCCTGGGCGAGGCCAAGGAGGAGGACGCCGCCCTCCTGGGCCACATGCTGCTGGTCGCCGGAAAGATCGCCCGGGACAAGGGATTGGACGAGAGCGGCTTCCGCCTGGTCATCAACCACGGTCCGGACGGCGGGGAAACCGTTCCCCATCTCCACATGCACTTGCTGGGCGGACGCGCCCTGGAATGGCCGCCGGGCTAA
- the glgX gene encoding glycogen debranching protein GlgX yields MSSSWRIWCGRPYPFGAQWTGEGVNFAVFSEKATKVELCLFDRPDAEKEYACIPLPECVDNIWHGFFPDLRPGQFYGFRVHGPYDPGQGLRFNPNKLLLDPYAKALAGELKWDDALFGYPVGTDDGADLQFDERDSAPFMPKSVVVDDAFDWGTKADPIGLSFEESVIYELHVKGFSKQWNAVPEADRGSYAALGSDAAISYFKSLGVTAVELLPIHQFVNDRYLAEKGLNNFWGYNSIGFFAPHAAYSSTGDPVREFKTMVKRLHEEGIEVILDVVYNHTAEGNQRGPTLCFRGLDNQTYYRLAEDPRYYVDFTGCGNTPNVPHPTVLRLVMDSLRYWVTEMRVDGFRFDLAPALAREANEVGRFSAFLNAVRQDPVLSRVKLIAEPWDIGEGGYQVGNFPAPWSEWNGKYRDCVRRYWKGDGALVGELATRLSGSPDLYEGSGKSPRASINFVTAHDGFTLADLVSYNDKHNEANGEDNRDGDDNSNSWNCGAEGPTDDAEINRLRRRQQRNFLATLFLSQGVPMLTAGDEYGRSQGGNNNAYCQDNEVSWMAWERNEEQKRLQDFVGGLSLLRQKHPAFRRTKFFAPRMKMENVDEAPIPIAWFDTSGQEMTEEIWNGPPYGIAMMLCGDALGIGDAHGHPVMDDTFLVYLNDQSNPVGCVLPGSPTVRWELLLDTKEEAGFIPGNQAMAAGTSWEMEARSVVVFRQIGGENSHAARQTPQKA; encoded by the coding sequence GTGAGCAGCTCCTGGCGTATCTGGTGCGGACGGCCCTACCCCTTTGGGGCCCAATGGACGGGGGAGGGGGTCAACTTCGCCGTTTTCTCCGAAAAAGCCACGAAGGTGGAGCTTTGCCTCTTTGACCGGCCTGACGCGGAAAAGGAATACGCCTGCATCCCGCTGCCGGAGTGCGTGGACAACATTTGGCACGGCTTCTTCCCGGACCTGCGGCCCGGCCAGTTTTACGGCTTCCGCGTCCACGGCCCCTACGATCCCGGCCAGGGCCTCCGCTTTAACCCGAACAAGCTGCTCCTCGACCCCTACGCGAAGGCCCTGGCCGGGGAGCTGAAATGGGATGACGCCCTTTTCGGTTATCCGGTCGGCACGGATGACGGCGCCGACCTCCAGTTCGACGAACGGGACAGCGCCCCCTTCATGCCGAAGTCGGTCGTCGTCGACGACGCCTTCGACTGGGGGACGAAGGCCGACCCCATCGGCCTTTCCTTTGAAGAGTCGGTGATCTACGAGCTGCACGTCAAAGGCTTCTCCAAACAGTGGAACGCCGTGCCGGAGGCCGACCGCGGCAGCTACGCGGCCCTTGGCTCGGACGCGGCCATCTCTTATTTCAAGAGCCTGGGCGTCACCGCCGTGGAGCTTCTGCCTATCCACCAGTTCGTCAACGACCGCTACCTGGCGGAAAAGGGGCTCAACAATTTCTGGGGCTACAACTCCATCGGCTTCTTCGCGCCGCACGCCGCCTACTCCTCCACCGGCGACCCGGTCCGCGAGTTCAAGACAATGGTCAAGCGCCTGCACGAGGAGGGGATCGAGGTGATCCTGGACGTCGTCTACAACCACACGGCGGAGGGCAACCAGCGCGGCCCCACCCTCTGCTTCCGCGGCCTGGACAACCAGACCTACTACCGCCTGGCGGAAGACCCGCGCTATTACGTCGATTTCACCGGCTGCGGCAACACGCCCAACGTGCCGCACCCCACCGTCCTCCGCCTGGTCATGGACAGCCTGCGCTACTGGGTCACGGAGATGCGCGTGGACGGCTTCCGCTTTGACCTGGCCCCCGCCCTGGCCCGTGAGGCGAACGAAGTGGGCCGCTTCTCCGCCTTCCTCAACGCCGTCCGCCAGGACCCGGTTCTCTCCCGCGTGAAGCTCATCGCGGAACCGTGGGACATCGGGGAGGGGGGGTACCAGGTGGGCAACTTCCCCGCGCCCTGGTCGGAATGGAACGGGAAATACCGGGACTGCGTCCGCCGCTACTGGAAGGGGGACGGCGCGCTCGTCGGCGAGCTGGCCACCCGTCTCAGCGGCAGCCCCGACCTCTATGAAGGGAGCGGCAAGTCGCCCCGGGCCAGCATCAACTTCGTCACCGCGCACGACGGTTTCACCCTGGCCGACCTCGTTTCCTACAACGACAAGCACAACGAGGCCAACGGGGAGGACAACCGCGACGGGGACGACAACTCCAACTCCTGGAACTGCGGCGCCGAGGGCCCCACGGACGACGCGGAGATCAACCGCCTGCGCCGCCGCCAGCAGCGCAACTTCCTGGCCACCCTCTTCCTTTCCCAAGGCGTGCCGATGCTGACCGCCGGGGACGAATACGGCCGATCCCAGGGCGGCAACAACAACGCCTACTGCCAGGACAACGAGGTCAGCTGGATGGCCTGGGAGCGGAACGAGGAACAGAAACGGCTCCAGGACTTCGTCGGCGGGCTCTCGCTTTTGCGGCAGAAGCACCCGGCCTTCCGCCGGACCAAATTCTTCGCCCCGCGTATGAAGATGGAGAACGTCGACGAGGCGCCCATCCCGATAGCCTGGTTCGACACCTCCGGCCAGGAGATGACGGAGGAGATCTGGAACGGGCCGCCCTACGGCATCGCCATGATGCTCTGCGGCGACGCCCTGGGCATCGGCGACGCCCACGGCCATCCCGTCATGGACGACACGTTCCTGGTCTATCTCAACGACCAGTCCAATCCCGTGGGCTGCGTCCTGCCGGGCAGCCCCACCGTGCGCTGGGAACTGCTCCTCGACACGAAGGAGGAAGCCGGCTTCATTCCCGGAAACCAGGCGATGGCCGCCGGGACCTCCTGGGAAATGGAGGCCCGCTCCGTCGTCGTCTTCCGCCAGATCGGCGGGGAAAACTCCCACGCCGCCCGGCAAACCCCGCAGAAAGCGTGA
- a CDS encoding ATP-binding protein yields MSEAIQTQWVIITGAPSSGKTSLLTALESQGHRTAPEAARAYFEQKLSSGSTLDELLGWEYSKLGLEINEFEESTRAHLPKDERVFLDRVAAIESLAYAEVRGAVTNDALREWPSKYRHHGTVFILDPLPVKKDGIRSEDDEQARALDKAFEKYYKHFGYDVVRVPAYPLDPQEASLERQIAKSVGQRLDFMLARLEAVAAVSEAEDAVTKRAALIELQNASAKGAQAGSRPAGESDQSKAR; encoded by the coding sequence ATGAGCGAAGCGATTCAGACCCAGTGGGTCATCATCACCGGCGCCCCTTCCAGCGGCAAGACCTCCCTTCTGACCGCCCTGGAATCCCAGGGACACCGCACCGCGCCGGAAGCCGCCCGCGCCTATTTCGAGCAGAAGCTCTCCTCCGGCAGCACCCTGGACGAGCTGCTGGGCTGGGAATATTCCAAGCTGGGGCTGGAGATCAACGAATTCGAGGAATCCACCCGCGCCCATCTGCCGAAGGACGAGCGCGTTTTCCTGGACCGCGTGGCCGCCATCGAGTCCCTCGCCTACGCCGAAGTGCGCGGCGCGGTGACGAACGACGCTCTGCGCGAGTGGCCGAGCAAATACCGCCACCACGGCACCGTCTTCATCCTGGATCCCCTGCCGGTGAAGAAGGACGGCATCCGGTCGGAGGATGACGAGCAGGCCCGCGCGCTCGATAAGGCCTTCGAGAAATACTACAAGCACTTCGGCTACGACGTGGTCCGTGTCCCCGCCTACCCCCTTGATCCGCAGGAGGCTTCCCTGGAGCGCCAGATTGCCAAGTCGGTCGGCCAGCGTCTCGACTTCATGCTGGCGCGGCTGGAAGCCGTCGCCGCCGTTTCCGAGGCGGAGGACGCCGTGACCAAGCGCGCCGCGCTCATCGAGCTGCAGAACGCCTCCGCTAAAGGAGCTCAAGCTGGGTCCCGCCCGGCCGGCGAAAGCGATCAGTCGAAAGCGCGCTAG
- a CDS encoding glycerate kinase: MAPRLLIAPDKFKGSLGAWDVARALEAGFRSVWPEAACRLLPIADGGEGTAEVFGRAMQGFLEEIETVDALGRPCVALVARCGSLAVVDMAAAAGLAQIEPERRDPWTASTYGVGIVLRELAARGAARIFVGLGGSATNDAGLGMAAALGWRFLDGEGREVEPVPRAFDRIATIVPSPFPAAVTGLCDVTNPLLGPDGASHVYGPQKGLKDPEAMDGTLTRLAGKVAAVLGRDERDRPRAGAAGGLGYGLASFCNATLADGFQTVAETLGLEDAIREADWVVTGEGALDRQTVLFGKGPAGVARMARRHGKTVHAFCGVSTAEAGDLFDAIHPLVDGTVTPQESLARPAYYLERKAASVARAG; this comes from the coding sequence ATGGCTCCGCGCCTGCTGATCGCTCCCGATAAATTCAAGGGAAGCCTGGGCGCGTGGGACGTGGCCCGCGCGCTGGAGGCGGGCTTCCGCTCCGTTTGGCCGGAGGCCGCCTGCCGCCTCCTCCCCATCGCCGACGGAGGCGAGGGGACGGCGGAGGTCTTCGGCCGCGCGATGCAAGGCTTCCTTGAGGAGATCGAAACCGTCGACGCCTTGGGACGGCCCTGCGTGGCCCTCGTCGCCCGGTGCGGCAGCCTGGCCGTCGTCGACATGGCCGCCGCCGCCGGGCTGGCCCAGATCGAGCCGGAACGGCGCGATCCCTGGACGGCCTCGACCTACGGCGTCGGCATCGTGCTGCGGGAATTGGCGGCGCGCGGCGCCGCGCGGATCTTCGTCGGCCTGGGCGGCAGCGCGACGAATGATGCGGGCCTCGGCATGGCCGCCGCGCTCGGCTGGCGCTTCCTGGACGGGGAGGGCAGGGAAGTGGAGCCCGTTCCGCGCGCGTTCGACCGCATCGCCACGATTGTCCCTTCCCCTTTCCCCGCCGCCGTCACGGGCCTGTGCGACGTGACGAACCCCCTCCTCGGCCCCGACGGAGCCTCCCATGTCTATGGACCGCAGAAGGGCCTGAAGGATCCGGAGGCTATGGACGGGACGCTCACCCGGCTGGCCGGAAAGGTCGCCGCGGTCCTGGGCCGGGACGAGCGGGACCGGCCCCGCGCCGGGGCGGCGGGCGGGCTGGGCTACGGGCTGGCTTCCTTTTGCAACGCCACCCTGGCCGACGGCTTCCAAACCGTCGCCGAAACCCTGGGGCTGGAAGACGCGATCCGGGAAGCCGATTGGGTCGTGACCGGCGAAGGCGCCCTGGACCGGCAGACCGTCCTCTTCGGCAAGGGTCCGGCAGGCGTGGCCCGCATGGCGCGCCGCCACGGCAAGACGGTCCACGCCTTCTGCGGCGTCTCGACCGCGGAGGCGGGCGACCTCTTTGACGCGATTCATCCGCTGGTGGACGGCACCGTAACCCCGCAAGAATCCCTGGCCCGGCCCGCTTATTATCTGGAGCGGAAGGCCGCCTCCGTGGCGCGGGCAGGATAG
- the treZ gene encoding malto-oligosyltrehalose trehalohydrolase, with translation MSDPGARVVGEGVLYTVWAPEREGLSVLVGESRRPVPLRKSADGYFQGIDSRGRAGDLYVFQINGEELPDPASRFQPLELMGPSQVVDPNSYAWQHVGWKRPAWGDRIIYELHIGAFTAEGTYRAAIERLPHLKELGVNTVEIMPIASFEGSRNWGYDGALLYAPSKHYGTPDDLRALVDAAHGHGLAVVLDVVYNHLGLPSDYLGKYSSRYFLKTRETAWGPGFNWDGPDSGPVRHFFLSNALYWLDEFRFDGLRLDATHAIVDESPRHFVAELAEAAQARGAFVIAEDDRNEARVITPRGEGGWGCNAVWADDFHYSVRIAMTGEGDFHYGSYRGTTIELVEILSHGWLYKGEYDPHRETFRGTYAAHLPYDRFLVFISNHDQTGNRVLGDRIHHIVSPRDYRAASLLLCLAPFTPMFFMGQEWGASTAFPFFSEYGGDRHEKISHWRKEELVRSGVREDSPMFAVMPNPQAADTFQSAKLKWEEIGEPPHGGLLALYREGLRWRRRRPSLSIDRQRVRVEQLAGTVTAVRWDFDGESWLLLFTLQGGSLNLNDVPFAAAENGPWERAVDSNEPRFGGEGEASFDPKAQRVHLCGPETLLLVSGHDPA, from the coding sequence GTGAGCGATCCGGGAGCCCGGGTGGTCGGGGAGGGAGTCCTCTACACCGTCTGGGCTCCGGAGCGCGAGGGGCTCTCCGTTCTCGTAGGCGAAAGCCGGCGCCCCGTGCCGTTGCGGAAAAGCGCCGACGGCTATTTCCAGGGGATCGACTCCCGGGGCCGCGCGGGAGACCTCTACGTCTTCCAAATAAACGGGGAGGAGCTGCCCGATCCCGCCTCCCGTTTCCAGCCGTTGGAACTGATGGGCCCATCCCAGGTCGTCGATCCGAACTCCTATGCCTGGCAGCACGTCGGCTGGAAGCGCCCCGCCTGGGGCGACCGGATTATTTACGAGCTGCACATCGGCGCCTTCACGGCGGAGGGAACCTACCGCGCCGCCATCGAGCGGCTGCCCCACCTCAAGGAATTGGGCGTGAACACGGTGGAGATCATGCCCATCGCCTCCTTCGAGGGGAGCCGCAACTGGGGCTACGACGGCGCGCTCCTCTACGCGCCGTCGAAACACTACGGCACGCCGGACGACCTGCGCGCCCTCGTCGACGCCGCGCACGGCCACGGCCTGGCCGTCGTCCTGGACGTGGTTTACAACCACCTGGGCCTCCCGTCCGACTACCTGGGGAAATACTCCTCCCGCTATTTTCTGAAAACGCGCGAAACGGCTTGGGGCCCGGGCTTCAACTGGGACGGACCGGACAGCGGGCCCGTACGGCACTTCTTCCTCTCCAACGCGCTCTACTGGCTGGACGAGTTCCGCTTCGACGGCCTGCGGCTGGACGCCACCCACGCCATCGTCGACGAATCGCCGCGCCACTTCGTCGCCGAGCTGGCGGAGGCCGCCCAGGCGCGCGGCGCCTTCGTCATCGCGGAGGACGACCGCAACGAGGCCCGCGTCATCACTCCGCGCGGGGAGGGGGGCTGGGGCTGCAACGCCGTCTGGGCGGACGACTTCCACTACTCCGTCCGCATCGCCATGACGGGGGAGGGGGACTTCCACTACGGCAGCTACCGGGGGACGACCATCGAGCTGGTGGAGATCCTCTCCCACGGGTGGCTCTACAAGGGAGAATATGATCCTCACCGGGAGACGTTTCGCGGCACCTACGCCGCGCACCTTCCCTACGACCGCTTTCTGGTCTTCATCTCCAACCACGACCAGACCGGCAACCGCGTGCTGGGGGACCGCATCCACCACATCGTCTCCCCCCGGGACTACCGCGCCGCCTCTCTCCTGCTCTGCCTGGCGCCCTTCACGCCGATGTTCTTCATGGGCCAGGAATGGGGAGCCTCCACGGCCTTCCCTTTTTTCAGCGAATACGGCGGCGACCGGCACGAGAAGATCTCCCACTGGCGGAAGGAGGAGTTGGTCCGCTCCGGCGTGAGGGAGGATTCCCCCATGTTCGCCGTCATGCCCAATCCTCAGGCGGCCGATACCTTCCAAAGCGCCAAGCTGAAGTGGGAGGAAATCGGCGAGCCGCCGCACGGAGGCCTCCTGGCCCTCTACCGGGAGGGGCTGCGCTGGCGCCGTCGCCGCCCCTCCCTTTCCATCGACCGGCAGCGGGTCCGCGTCGAACAATTGGCCGGAACCGTCACGGCGGTCCGCTGGGACTTCGACGGGGAATCGTGGCTCCTCCTCTTCACCCTCCAGGGCGGCTCCCTCAACCTAAATGATGTGCCTTTTGCCGCCGCGGAAAACGGCCCCTGGGAACGCGCCGTGGACAGCAACGAGCCGCGCTTCGGCGGGGAAGGGGAGGCGTCTTTCGACCCCAAAGCGCAGCGCGTCCATCTGTGCGGCCCGGAGACGCTTCTGCTGGTCAGCGGGCACGATCCGGCCTAA
- a CDS encoding multidrug resistance efflux transporter family protein, protein MDSRAPRAILYGLVAAFFFTSVYLFNRALVSGGGSWAWAVTLRFLLTLPCLALVVRRLGGLPGELKAHWPVWLLWSAVGFGGCGIGLAWGAANGPAWLTAGCFQTTIVAGPLLAPLIYRDRRGKISWPVLAIGGWILLGIAAMEAGRGERTPGWGDVPGILAVLVAAFSYPLGNRKILLHLERTGTVLTPTQRVFGMTLMSLPLWFLLGAGTWAAQGPPSLREIGLCLGIAFFGGTIATVAFFHATQSVASDPTALAAVEAMQAAELPISAALGALFLGEAWPRGLAAWGAAAVLLGILFFERLSARSAKRL, encoded by the coding sequence ATGGATTCCCGGGCGCCGCGCGCCATCCTCTACGGCCTCGTCGCGGCCTTCTTCTTCACCTCCGTTTACCTCTTCAACCGCGCGCTGGTTTCCGGCGGCGGCTCCTGGGCGTGGGCGGTGACGCTCCGCTTCCTGCTGACGCTGCCATGCCTGGCCCTGGTGGTGCGGCGGCTGGGCGGCCTGCCGGGGGAACTCAAGGCCCACTGGCCGGTCTGGCTCCTGTGGAGCGCCGTGGGCTTCGGCGGATGCGGCATCGGCCTGGCCTGGGGAGCGGCCAACGGGCCCGCCTGGCTGACGGCGGGATGCTTTCAGACGACGATCGTCGCCGGGCCGCTCCTGGCGCCTCTCATCTACCGGGACCGGCGAGGGAAGATCTCCTGGCCGGTTCTGGCCATCGGCGGGTGGATCCTGCTGGGCATCGCGGCGATGGAGGCGGGACGCGGGGAACGGACGCCCGGGTGGGGGGACGTGCCCGGCATCCTGGCGGTCCTCGTCGCGGCGTTCTCCTACCCGTTGGGAAACCGGAAGATCCTCCTGCACCTGGAACGGACCGGCACCGTTCTGACGCCCACGCAGCGCGTCTTCGGCATGACGTTGATGAGCCTGCCGCTCTGGTTCCTCCTGGGGGCCGGGACATGGGCCGCGCAGGGACCGCCCAGCCTGCGGGAAATCGGCCTTTGCCTCGGCATCGCCTTCTTTGGCGGGACGATCGCCACCGTCGCCTTTTTCCACGCCACGCAGAGCGTTGCCAGCGACCCCACCGCCCTGGCCGCCGTGGAGGCGATGCAGGCGGCGGAGCTTCCCATCTCCGCCGCGCTCGGCGCGCTTTTCCTGGGAGAAGCGTGGCCCCGCGGCCTGGCCGCCTGGGGCGCGGCGGCAGTCCTCCTGGGCATCCTTTTCTTTGAGCGGCTGAGCGCCCGTTCCGCCAAGCGCCTTTAG
- a CDS encoding PA0069 family radical SAM protein, with amino-acid sequence MTPGFRGRGSPINPQNRFEAVRIVADPDIDPGYAEPGEEAPSPRTVFLKDLTETILSRNQSPDLGFGYSMNAYRGCEHGCAYCYARPTHEYLGLSAGIDFETRIFVKEQAPRLLRQELSKASWKPQVVMMSGVTDCYQPAERRFRLTRACLEVFAEFRNPVGIVTKNFLVTRDLDVLSRMAADGVVSVMLSVTSLDPELSRRLEPRASSPARRLEAVRLLNEAGIPAYVNVAPVIPGLNDHEIPRIVQAAAEAGAWDAGMSLVRFPYGVREVFLEWLHAHYPEKANGVISRIREYRDGELSDPRWNTRHTGEGPHAEALAELFRVSCLRAGLPRRTSALSTDRFRRPGGTQLELL; translated from the coding sequence ATGACTCCCGGTTTCCGCGGGCGCGGCAGCCCGATCAATCCTCAGAACCGCTTTGAGGCGGTCCGGATCGTAGCCGATCCCGATATCGATCCCGGCTATGCGGAGCCGGGGGAGGAAGCCCCCTCACCCCGCACGGTCTTCCTCAAGGACCTGACGGAGACGATTCTTTCCCGCAACCAGAGCCCGGACCTCGGCTTCGGCTACAGCATGAACGCCTACCGGGGGTGCGAGCACGGGTGCGCCTATTGTTACGCCCGGCCGACGCACGAGTATCTGGGCCTCTCCGCCGGGATCGACTTTGAAACCCGCATCTTCGTCAAGGAACAGGCCCCGCGCCTGCTGCGGCAGGAGCTTTCCAAGGCTTCCTGGAAGCCGCAGGTGGTGATGATGAGCGGCGTGACCGATTGCTATCAACCGGCGGAGCGCCGTTTCCGCCTGACGCGGGCCTGCCTGGAGGTCTTCGCCGAGTTCCGCAACCCCGTGGGCATCGTGACGAAGAACTTCCTGGTCACACGGGACCTGGACGTCCTCTCCCGCATGGCGGCGGACGGCGTGGTCTCCGTGATGCTTTCCGTCACCTCTCTAGACCCGGAGCTTTCCCGGCGGCTGGAGCCGCGCGCCTCATCGCCCGCGCGGAGGCTGGAAGCGGTCCGGCTCCTGAACGAGGCGGGAATCCCCGCCTACGTCAACGTGGCGCCGGTCATCCCGGGGCTGAACGACCACGAGATCCCGCGCATCGTCCAGGCCGCGGCGGAGGCGGGCGCGTGGGACGCGGGGATGAGCCTGGTCCGCTTTCCTTACGGGGTGCGGGAGGTTTTCCTGGAATGGCTGCACGCCCATTACCCGGAAAAGGCCAACGGGGTGATTTCCCGCATCCGGGAGTACCGGGACGGGGAACTGAGCGATCCGCGCTGGAACACGCGGCACACGGGGGAAGGGCCCCATGCGGAGGCGCTGGCGGAGCTATTCCGCGTCAGCTGCCTGCGGGCGGGCCTGCCGCGCCGGACTAGCGCGCTTTCGACTGATCGCTTTCGCCGGCCGGGCGGGACCCAGCTTGAGCTCCTTTAG